A genomic segment from Pseudoduganella chitinolytica encodes:
- a CDS encoding cyanophycinase: MNRPAKPAAVMIVGGTEAPAEAPDVLGRFVELCGGPAAPIVVLTAASTVPDEVWDAYRPAFAAAGARACQALHVRTRDDASAPATVAKLAEARGIFISGGDQKRLMALVGGTPLHDAIRTGVRQQGICIGGTSAGASALGVHMVTEGRAEFSPEKGAVAMGAGLGLLAQCIIDQHFSQRHRINRLLTLVAANPDLAGIGVDEDTALVLAPDGAIDVVGPGAVTLVDGRHLQTNLADVGAGHIPLMLDVRVHVLPTGTALARPPDVLLPLLQPVLAALNH, encoded by the coding sequence TTGAACCGTCCAGCCAAGCCAGCCGCCGTGATGATCGTGGGTGGCACCGAAGCGCCCGCCGAAGCGCCCGACGTGCTGGGCCGTTTCGTCGAGCTGTGCGGCGGTCCCGCCGCGCCGATCGTCGTGCTGACGGCGGCCAGCACCGTCCCGGACGAAGTCTGGGATGCCTACCGTCCGGCCTTCGCCGCAGCGGGCGCGCGCGCTTGCCAGGCGCTGCACGTGCGCACCCGCGACGATGCGTCCGCCCCCGCGACAGTGGCGAAGCTGGCCGAGGCCAGGGGCATCTTCATCAGCGGCGGCGACCAGAAGCGACTGATGGCGCTCGTCGGCGGCACCCCGCTGCACGACGCCATTCGCACCGGCGTACGGCAGCAGGGCATCTGCATCGGCGGCACCAGCGCGGGCGCGTCGGCACTGGGCGTGCACATGGTGACGGAAGGGCGTGCCGAATTCAGTCCGGAGAAGGGCGCCGTGGCCATGGGCGCCGGACTGGGCCTGCTGGCCCAGTGCATCATCGACCAGCACTTCTCGCAGCGGCACCGCATCAACCGGCTGCTGACGCTGGTCGCCGCCAATCCGGACCTGGCCGGCATCGGCGTGGACGAGGACACGGCGCTGGTCCTGGCACCGGACGGCGCCATCGACGTCGTCGGCCCCGGTGCCGTCACGCTGGTGGACGGCCGCCACCTGCAGACCAACCTGGCCGACGTGGGAGCGGGCCACATCCCGCTGATGCTGGACGTTCGGGTGCACGTGCTTCCCACCGGTACCGCGCTGGCCAGGCCGCCGGACGTGCTGCTGCCGCTGCTGCAGCCCGTGCTGGCCGCGCTCAACCATTGA
- a CDS encoding CHASE domain-containing protein: MRTRSPSALTGRIGANVLCTAAFLAAAALCVVLSIPRGNGSPIWLPTGVALAALLQWGRWLWPGVALGSLLFNLYLMDSGHGLSAATAGAAALITAGNVLALLLAQRGIRALDRTVKRDSAAVVHGYLGIAAACSALAAATGAVALAAAGVVPVAERGPVAFVWWLGDMTAMLAVTPLLSAWADATARQRLRVHAAETVLVLLASGALVAAVFQLEWLGDAQRYGPPFLLLVPVAWAALRLGAAASTAVVVIAAAGAVLATLWGDGQFATRSQLHSLVALDLYIAILAVTGMVLTNTSAGHTDPAGLPVRSRWPVLMLALCLTVTIGAWHAAARYGERRINEQFAAQADAAWRQIDYRLANYRRLLRAGKAFFDASENVTANEWHSFASSFDIEHAFPGTQGLGFAQWVPAADLPAFEAARQGHWPGFRVWPRITAGHGAVVTYLEPHNVRNDRAMGFDMYAEPVRRAAMQAAARLGRIGSTAVVTLVQEVESDRQVGFLMYEPVYRRGAPHATPAERLAALSGFVYSPFRLGDMIGSMVGREAPFTLRIWDGPLTRGRLIFSNDTAPARGSRYARPLSLAQAISVDETGRYWTVELTATDAFEATIDRHSSLIILGLGTLISLLMFEVVKSLATTRSRALRLAQDMTHEVHEQQRAVQRSEARLRLFTASVRSHAIIFLDSAGNVEAWNEGAANLFGYSDEEAVGRPLPVWDAAGAGTDALVQAMATGTCAGLRTFVCKDGKTFVGEMQLSAVRADGAGPLTGFAFIVRDVTEAQAAEEQMRRAKEHAESASRAKSSFVANMSHELRTPMNAVLGLAAVLGRTRLDNEQKNFVNMIRTSGQTLLAVLNDILDFSKIEAGRIELAPVPMAPDALAQVAAALMAVSGGGRLRLVVDVDPGLPLEVVADPLRLEQILTNLIGNALKFTERGAVHCRLRAGTGEAGQLLLVVEVSDTGIGMDPDQLQRLFSPFVQADASMSRRFGGTGLGLTIARGLAERMAGRIDVTSAPGSGSTFALTVPVQPVPDATDRYALPAGWQGIDVLLFESDPDVAAALAHATVRWGWRLYPVNDFDQARETLGGTGPLPHRLALIGPGSQGVTPLALLAPRRERLPAGFALVQISAGFAPPLAGAAQAFPFALVHAPATRATLHAALGQLALAPASGAADAPAPSPSDLPLAGMHVLLAEDHPVNQTVAVTMLRYAGAEVTVADNGRAAVDALRQNPARYAVVLMDVQMPELDGLQAARIVRDTLRLTVPIVAMSAGVTEAERTACRAAGMDDFIAKPVEEEDMVATLLRWRPASFYL, translated from the coding sequence ATGCGTACCCGTAGTCCCTCGGCATTGACCGGCCGCATAGGCGCCAACGTGCTGTGCACGGCCGCGTTCCTGGCCGCGGCCGCGCTGTGCGTGGTGCTGTCGATTCCACGCGGGAATGGCAGCCCGATCTGGCTGCCCACCGGTGTCGCGCTCGCGGCACTGCTGCAATGGGGACGCTGGCTGTGGCCCGGGGTCGCGCTGGGCAGCCTGCTGTTCAACCTGTACTTGATGGACAGCGGCCATGGCCTGTCTGCAGCCACGGCAGGAGCGGCCGCGCTGATCACGGCGGGCAACGTCCTGGCCCTGCTGCTGGCGCAGCGCGGCATCCGGGCGCTGGACCGGACCGTCAAGCGCGACAGCGCCGCCGTCGTGCACGGCTACCTCGGCATCGCTGCGGCCTGTTCCGCACTGGCGGCGGCGACCGGGGCCGTGGCCCTGGCCGCGGCGGGCGTCGTGCCGGTTGCCGAACGGGGCCCGGTGGCATTCGTATGGTGGCTGGGCGACATGACGGCCATGCTGGCCGTGACGCCGCTGCTGTCGGCGTGGGCCGACGCCACGGCCAGGCAGCGTTTGCGGGTCCACGCGGCCGAAACCGTCCTGGTGCTGCTTGCCAGTGGCGCGCTGGTGGCGGCCGTATTCCAGCTGGAGTGGCTTGGCGACGCGCAGCGCTACGGACCGCCGTTCCTTCTGCTGGTGCCGGTGGCCTGGGCGGCCCTGCGCCTGGGCGCCGCCGCCTCCACCGCTGTCGTCGTCATCGCCGCGGCGGGCGCCGTGCTGGCCACGCTGTGGGGCGATGGCCAGTTCGCCACGCGCAGCCAGTTGCACTCGCTGGTGGCGCTCGACCTGTATATCGCCATCCTGGCCGTGACGGGCATGGTGCTGACCAATACGAGCGCAGGCCATACCGATCCGGCCGGCCTGCCGGTGCGCAGCCGCTGGCCGGTGCTGATGCTGGCCCTGTGCCTGACGGTGACGATCGGTGCCTGGCATGCGGCGGCCCGCTATGGCGAACGGCGCATCAACGAGCAGTTCGCGGCGCAGGCCGATGCCGCCTGGCGCCAGATCGACTACCGCCTGGCCAACTACCGCCGCCTGCTGCGTGCGGGCAAGGCGTTTTTCGACGCCTCGGAGAATGTGACGGCGAACGAATGGCACAGCTTCGCCAGCAGCTTCGACATCGAGCACGCCTTCCCCGGCACCCAGGGCCTGGGCTTTGCCCAATGGGTGCCAGCGGCCGACCTGCCAGCCTTCGAGGCCGCGCGCCAGGGCCACTGGCCGGGATTCCGGGTGTGGCCGCGCATCACGGCCGGCCACGGCGCCGTGGTCACCTACCTGGAACCGCACAACGTGCGCAACGACCGGGCGATGGGCTTCGACATGTACGCCGAACCGGTGCGCCGCGCCGCGATGCAGGCCGCCGCCCGCCTGGGCCGGATCGGCAGCACGGCCGTCGTCACCCTCGTGCAGGAGGTCGAAAGCGACCGCCAGGTGGGCTTCCTGATGTACGAACCCGTGTATCGGCGCGGCGCACCCCACGCCACCCCGGCCGAGCGGCTGGCCGCGCTGTCGGGGTTCGTCTACAGCCCGTTCCGGCTGGGTGACATGATCGGCAGCATGGTGGGCCGCGAAGCGCCGTTCACGCTGCGCATCTGGGACGGCCCGCTGACACGCGGGCGGCTGATCTTCAGCAACGATACCGCACCGGCCCGGGGCAGCCGCTACGCACGTCCGCTCAGCCTTGCGCAGGCGATATCGGTCGACGAGACGGGGCGCTACTGGACGGTCGAGCTGACGGCCACGGATGCCTTCGAGGCCACGATCGACCGGCACAGCAGCCTGATCATCCTGGGCTTGGGCACCCTGATCAGCCTCCTGATGTTCGAGGTGGTGAAGAGCCTGGCGACGACCCGCTCGCGCGCGTTGCGCCTGGCCCAGGACATGACGCACGAGGTGCACGAGCAGCAGCGCGCCGTGCAGCGCTCCGAAGCGCGGCTGCGCCTGTTCACGGCCAGCGTGCGCAGCCACGCCATCATTTTCCTCGACAGCGCGGGCAACGTGGAGGCCTGGAACGAGGGGGCCGCCAACCTGTTCGGCTACAGCGACGAGGAGGCCGTGGGCCGGCCGCTGCCGGTGTGGGACGCCGCCGGCGCGGGCACCGACGCGCTGGTGCAGGCCATGGCCACGGGCACCTGCGCGGGCCTGCGCACCTTCGTCTGCAAGGATGGCAAGACGTTCGTCGGCGAAATGCAGCTGTCGGCCGTGCGGGCGGACGGCGCCGGCCCGCTGACCGGTTTTGCATTCATCGTGCGCGACGTCACGGAAGCGCAAGCGGCCGAGGAGCAGATGCGGCGTGCCAAGGAACACGCGGAAAGCGCCAGCCGGGCCAAGTCCAGCTTTGTCGCCAACATGAGCCATGAGCTGCGCACGCCGATGAACGCCGTGCTGGGCCTGGCCGCCGTGCTGGGGCGCACCCGGCTCGACAACGAGCAGAAAAACTTCGTCAACATGATCCGCACGTCCGGCCAGACACTGCTGGCGGTGCTGAACGATATCCTGGACTTCTCGAAGATCGAAGCGGGCCGCATCGAACTGGCTCCCGTGCCGATGGCACCGGACGCCCTGGCGCAGGTAGCCGCCGCGCTGATGGCCGTCAGCGGGGGCGGCCGGCTGCGCCTTGTCGTGGATGTCGATCCTGGCCTGCCGCTGGAAGTGGTGGCCGATCCGCTGCGGCTGGAACAGATCCTGACGAACCTGATCGGCAATGCGCTCAAATTTACGGAACGGGGCGCGGTGCACTGCCGCCTGCGCGCCGGCACCGGTGAGGCCGGCCAGCTGCTGCTGGTCGTGGAGGTCAGCGACACCGGCATCGGCATGGATCCGGACCAGTTGCAGCGCTTGTTCTCGCCATTCGTGCAGGCCGACGCGTCGATGAGCCGGCGCTTCGGCGGTACCGGCCTGGGCCTGACCATCGCGCGCGGCCTGGCCGAACGCATGGCGGGCCGCATCGACGTCACCAGCGCCCCCGGCAGCGGCAGCACGTTCGCCCTGACGGTGCCGGTGCAGCCCGTGCCCGATGCAACCGACCGCTACGCGCTGCCAGCGGGATGGCAGGGAATCGACGTGCTGCTGTTCGAATCCGACCCGGACGTGGCGGCGGCGCTGGCCCATGCCACCGTGCGCTGGGGCTGGCGCCTGTACCCCGTCAACGACTTCGACCAGGCCCGCGAGACGCTGGGCGGCACCGGTCCGCTGCCGCACCGGCTGGCGCTGATCGGCCCGGGCAGCCAGGGCGTGACACCGCTGGCGCTGCTGGCACCGCGGCGCGAACGGCTGCCGGCCGGCTTTGCGCTGGTGCAGATCAGCGCCGGCTTCGCGCCGCCCCTGGCCGGCGCCGCGCAGGCCTTCCCGTTCGCTCTCGTTCATGCGCCGGCCACGCGCGCGACGCTGCATGCGGCCCTGGGGCAGCTTGCACTGGCGCCTGCGAGCGGCGCGGCGGACGCGCCGGCGCCATCGCCGTCGGACCTGCCGCTGGCCGGCATGCACGTGCTGCTGGCCGAGGACCATCCCGTCAACCAGACCGTGGCGGTGACGATGCTGCGCTACGCGGGGGCCGAAGTGACGGTGGCGGACAACGGCCGCGCCGCCGTCGACGCGCTGCGACAGAACCCGGCGCGCTACGCCGTCGTGCTGATGGATGTGCAGATGCCGGAACTGGACGGGCTGCAGGCCGCGCGCATCGTGCGCGACACGCTGCGCCTGACGGTGCCCATCGTGGCCATGTCGGCTGGCGTGACCGAGGCCGAACGGACGGCCTGCCGCGCCGCCGGCATGGACGACTTCATCGCCAAGCCCGTCGAGGAGGAGGACATGGTGGCGACGCTGCTGCGCTGGCGCCCCGCATCATTTTACCTTTGA
- a CDS encoding MHYT domain-containing protein produces MYSGYFDPTLVVVSILVAVFASYTSLSLADRVRSSRGHSAKLWTAGGALAMGTGIWAMHFIGMLAFRLPIPLGYDLGITLLSLLLPVAVSGLALWQLRERNVDSTRLAVSALLLGLGIAGMHYTGMAAMRMDPGIRYEPFALALSLLIAIAAAAGALWIGYRLRQRTPRASLIQAAAATVMGLAIAGMHYTGMAAAHFPAGVICRAAAGGVDYATLALAVTLGTAGILTIALVVSIYDARLEARTHILAASLATAEERRAQFLHEHEARVALARLNEQKDEFLATLSHELRTPLNSVLGWSQLLQQQGGKDAGAMQRGLAAIERNARAQARMIDELLDMSAIAAGKVQVSAAATWPADFINAAVETIRPGALAAGVELTLQLDRSAGPVCADAARMQQVMDNVLANAIKFTPAGGHVVVTLSRTAEGVAIRVADTGIGIAADFLPHVFERFRQADASTTRRHGGLGLGLSIARQLVELQGGAIAAESAGPGQGAAFTVRLPLHQASTGRRRAARPDHAGCGG; encoded by the coding sequence ATGTACAGCGGTTATTTCGATCCCACGCTCGTTGTCGTTTCCATCCTGGTCGCGGTGTTCGCGTCGTACACCAGCCTCAGCCTCGCGGACCGCGTGCGCAGCTCGCGCGGCCACTCGGCCAAGCTGTGGACGGCCGGCGGCGCGCTGGCGATGGGCACCGGCATCTGGGCCATGCACTTCATCGGCATGCTGGCGTTTCGCCTGCCGATCCCCCTTGGCTACGACCTCGGCATCACGCTGCTGTCGCTGCTGTTGCCCGTCGCGGTCTCCGGCCTGGCGCTGTGGCAGCTGCGCGAACGCAACGTCGACAGCACCCGCCTGGCCGTCAGCGCCCTGCTGCTGGGGCTGGGCATCGCGGGGATGCACTACACGGGCATGGCCGCAATGCGGATGGACCCGGGCATCCGCTACGAACCGTTCGCGCTGGCGCTGTCCCTCCTGATCGCCATCGCGGCGGCCGCCGGCGCCCTGTGGATCGGCTACCGGCTGCGCCAGCGCACGCCGCGCGCCAGCCTGATCCAGGCCGCGGCGGCCACCGTCATGGGCCTGGCCATCGCCGGCATGCACTACACGGGCATGGCCGCCGCGCACTTTCCCGCCGGCGTGATCTGCCGCGCGGCCGCGGGCGGCGTCGATTACGCGACGCTGGCGCTGGCCGTTACGTTGGGCACGGCGGGCATCCTGACGATCGCCCTGGTGGTTTCCATCTACGACGCCCGCCTGGAGGCGCGCACGCACATCCTGGCCGCCTCGCTCGCCACGGCCGAGGAGCGTCGCGCCCAGTTCCTGCACGAGCACGAGGCCCGGGTAGCGCTGGCGCGTTTGAACGAGCAGAAGGACGAGTTCCTGGCCACGCTGTCGCACGAACTGCGCACGCCGCTGAACTCCGTGCTGGGCTGGTCGCAACTGCTGCAGCAACAGGGCGGCAAGGACGCCGGCGCGATGCAGCGCGGCCTGGCCGCCATCGAGCGCAACGCCCGCGCCCAGGCCCGCATGATCGACGAACTGCTGGACATGAGCGCCATCGCCGCCGGCAAGGTGCAGGTGTCGGCGGCCGCCACGTGGCCGGCCGATTTCATCAACGCCGCCGTCGAGACGATCCGTCCCGGCGCGCTGGCCGCCGGCGTGGAGTTGACGCTTCAGCTGGACCGCAGCGCCGGCCCGGTCTGCGCCGATGCCGCGCGCATGCAGCAGGTGATGGACAACGTGCTGGCCAATGCGATCAAGTTCACGCCTGCCGGCGGCCACGTCGTGGTGACCTTGAGCCGTACTGCCGAAGGCGTGGCGATCCGCGTGGCCGACACGGGCATCGGCATCGCCGCCGACTTCCTCCCGCACGTGTTCGAACGCTTCCGCCAGGCCGACGCCTCCACAACGCGGCGCCACGGCGGGCTGGGACTTGGGCTGTCGATCGCGCGCCAGCTGGTCGAACTGCAGGGCGGCGCCATCGCGGCGGAAAGCGCGGGGCCGGGCCAGGGCGCCGCCTTTACCGTGCGCCTGCCGCTGCACCAGGCCAGCACGGGCCGCCGCCGCGCCGCCCGCCCGGATCACGCGGGCTGCGGCGGCTGA
- a CDS encoding TonB-dependent receptor yields MTTRNPYIKTVKHPAALAIATLAMPLALHAQTADQKLPEVRVEGRATSDFQVRTSVSDKFTAPLLDTPKSVTVIPTAVIAQTGATSLTDALRTVPGITIGAGEGGNPVGDNLFIRGYNAQTDTYVDGIRDTGSASREIFALEQVEVVKGPNSAYGGRSSAGGGVNLVSKTAKAEDFNNATVGVGTSQYRRVTADLNRNIGNNAAVRLNVMGHDAHVAGRNEIHGDRWGVAPTVTFGLTGPTRVSIGYYHMESSELPDTGIPFDNPFSTGPNVAKNGNGTPLDVPRDSYYGLVNRDFRDTETDIGTFDVKHDLGNGLTVRNVTRYGRNTNDYVWTQPDDSKGNTVLYGTVWRRANTRVTQTDSLANTTSLSGSRQLAGMKHTFTTGIEIGREETDRSSYLFAPGTNNPKTKTFTCPTFGAETLYNCTSLVNPNANDPWEYTRTVSPARTNVHTNTRSAYAFDTVELAPQWLLNLGLRWDDYRSKLDVPQYTLDGKTTNAQHAEVKSNFTNYQAGLVYKPSTNSSVYVSYGTSSTPPGNDGGDGSDGLSVTVHNLKPQDSKNFELGTKWEVLARRLSLSAALFKSEMNNARVTAPDGTTQNVGKKSVEGIELGISGNITPNWMVFGGYTWLDGRLDDNGYINTAATGQPAVYQPSPYNGNVFPTTPKNSASLWTSYTVLPGVTVGGGVNYVSKVYANVNNTKYAPGYTRFDAMASYEVNKNVTLQLNVQNLTDKLYYDKVSSPHYAGVAPGRTAVVTASFAF; encoded by the coding sequence ATGACGACCCGCAATCCGTACATCAAGACCGTGAAACACCCTGCCGCGCTGGCCATCGCCACGTTGGCGATGCCCCTGGCGCTGCACGCGCAGACCGCCGACCAGAAGCTGCCGGAAGTGCGCGTCGAAGGCCGCGCCACCAGCGACTTCCAGGTCCGCACGTCCGTTTCGGACAAGTTCACCGCACCGCTGCTGGACACGCCGAAATCCGTGACCGTCATCCCGACAGCGGTGATCGCCCAGACCGGCGCCACGTCGCTGACCGATGCGCTGCGCACCGTCCCCGGCATCACGATCGGCGCCGGCGAAGGCGGCAACCCGGTGGGCGACAACCTGTTCATCCGCGGCTACAACGCCCAGACCGACACGTATGTCGACGGTATCCGCGACACGGGCTCGGCCTCGCGCGAGATCTTCGCGCTGGAGCAGGTCGAAGTCGTCAAGGGCCCGAATTCCGCGTACGGCGGCCGCTCGTCGGCGGGTGGTGGCGTCAACCTGGTCAGCAAGACGGCCAAGGCGGAGGACTTCAACAACGCCACCGTCGGTGTCGGCACGTCGCAATACCGCCGCGTCACGGCGGACCTGAACCGCAACATCGGCAACAACGCCGCCGTGCGCCTGAACGTGATGGGTCACGACGCCCACGTGGCGGGTCGCAACGAGATCCACGGCGACCGCTGGGGCGTGGCGCCGACCGTCACGTTCGGCCTGACGGGCCCGACCCGCGTGTCGATCGGCTATTACCACATGGAGTCGAGCGAGCTGCCCGACACCGGCATCCCGTTCGACAACCCGTTCTCGACGGGCCCGAACGTGGCCAAGAACGGCAACGGCACGCCGCTGGACGTACCGCGCGATAGCTACTACGGCCTGGTCAACCGCGACTTCCGCGACACCGAGACCGACATCGGCACCTTCGACGTCAAGCACGACCTGGGCAACGGCCTGACGGTGCGCAACGTCACCCGCTACGGTCGCAACACGAATGACTACGTGTGGACGCAGCCGGACGACTCGAAGGGCAACACGGTCCTGTACGGCACCGTGTGGCGCCGTGCCAATACCCGCGTGACGCAGACCGATTCGCTGGCCAATACGACGAGCCTGTCCGGCTCGCGCCAGCTGGCCGGCATGAAGCACACGTTCACGACCGGCATCGAGATCGGCCGCGAGGAAACGGATCGCAGCAGCTACCTGTTCGCCCCGGGCACCAACAACCCGAAGACGAAGACGTTCACCTGCCCGACCTTCGGCGCCGAGACGCTGTACAACTGCACGTCGCTGGTCAATCCGAACGCCAACGACCCGTGGGAGTACACCCGCACCGTGTCGCCGGCCCGCACCAACGTGCACACGAACACCCGTTCGGCCTATGCGTTCGACACAGTCGAGCTGGCGCCGCAGTGGCTGCTGAACCTGGGCCTGCGCTGGGACGACTACCGCTCCAAGCTGGACGTGCCGCAGTATACGCTCGATGGCAAGACCACCAACGCGCAACATGCGGAAGTGAAGAGCAACTTCACCAACTACCAGGCCGGCCTGGTCTACAAGCCGTCGACCAACAGCAGCGTGTACGTATCGTACGGCACGTCGTCCACGCCACCGGGCAACGACGGCGGCGACGGCTCGGACGGCCTGTCCGTCACGGTGCACAACCTGAAGCCGCAGGACAGCAAGAACTTCGAGCTGGGCACCAAGTGGGAAGTGCTGGCACGCCGCCTGTCGCTGAGCGCCGCGCTGTTCAAGAGCGAGATGAACAACGCCCGCGTGACGGCGCCGGACGGCACCACGCAGAACGTGGGCAAGAAGAGCGTCGAAGGCATCGAGCTGGGCATCTCCGGCAACATCACACCGAACTGGATGGTGTTCGGCGGCTACACGTGGCTGGACGGTCGCCTGGACGACAACGGCTACATCAACACGGCCGCCACCGGCCAGCCGGCGGTGTACCAGCCGTCGCCTTACAACGGCAACGTGTTCCCGACCACGCCGAAGAACAGCGCTTCGCTGTGGACGTCGTACACGGTGCTGCCGGGCGTGACGGTAGGCGGCGGCGTCAACTACGTGTCGAAGGTCTACGCCAACGTCAACAACACGAAGTACGCGCCGGGCTACACCCGCTTCGACGCGATGGCCAGCTATGAAGTCAACAAGAACGTCACGCTGCAGCTGAACGTGCAGAACCTGACGGACAAGCTGTACTACGACAAGGTCAGCTCGCCGCACTATGCCGGCGTGGCACCGGGCCGCACGGCGGTGGTGACCGCTTCGTTCGCCTTCTGA
- a CDS encoding family 1 glycosylhydrolase: protein MTEQNNSGTALQLWGGLECTINRVTDTYFSQMERNGHRERLEDIDRFASLGITAIRYPVLWECTAPDAIEDADWSWADARLPRLRELGVEPIAGLIHHGSGPQHTSLVDPGFAEKLAAYAGAVAARYPWLTYYTPVNEPLTTARFSGLAGVWYPHGSDEATFVRALLNQCRAVVLSMRAIRAVNPDAKLVQTDDLSRTYGTPEMGEIVEFFNERRWLSWDLLCGKVDPSHALWGYLQESGATAEELLWFRDNPCPPDVIGVNYYITSERWLDHRVERYPASHVHTYRGIRHADMETARVLANPTPGIGPLLMEVWERYRLPVAITEAHIDANREDQLRWLLEVWKAAQGAKEAGADLRAVTVWALLGSYDWNCLVTACKGYYEPGPFDVRGPEPRPTAVARMMRALATGAPLRHPVLQGAGWWHRPGRFLCPPVATSSIPASLAERQQAKDDVQRHVQPILIAGASGALGTVFAQLCAARNIPFRITSRAEMDVTDPAAVEQAIRKYRPWAIVNAAGSPPRLGDDDGADSELERCYRENCLGATVLALAALKHDLPYLMFSSAEVFDAQLERAYVESDPVSPRGAFGRHKAQAEQRVLLAHPGALVVRSSGFFSPWDEGHLLARSLRDLAEGRTVALDGERQLSLTYLPDLVNACLDLAIDGERGIWHLANRGSLDAGSVVRQVAGLLDVDMAGLRDETPAGSVAPALLGTERGALLPTLDDALQRYARTLAVQRQALPAGVERRSRLRV, encoded by the coding sequence ATGACAGAACAGAACAACAGCGGCACGGCACTGCAACTGTGGGGCGGCCTCGAATGCACGATCAATCGGGTCACGGACACCTATTTCAGCCAGATGGAGCGCAACGGCCACCGCGAACGGCTGGAGGACATCGACCGCTTCGCCTCGCTCGGTATTACGGCAATCCGCTATCCGGTGCTGTGGGAATGCACGGCGCCGGATGCGATCGAGGATGCCGACTGGTCCTGGGCGGATGCGCGCCTGCCGCGCCTGCGCGAACTGGGCGTGGAGCCCATCGCGGGCCTGATCCACCACGGCAGCGGCCCGCAGCATACGAGCCTCGTCGATCCCGGCTTTGCGGAGAAGCTGGCGGCCTATGCCGGCGCCGTCGCCGCGCGCTATCCCTGGCTGACCTACTACACCCCCGTCAACGAGCCGCTGACGACGGCCCGCTTCTCCGGCCTGGCCGGCGTCTGGTATCCGCATGGCAGCGACGAGGCCACCTTCGTGCGCGCGCTCCTGAACCAGTGCCGCGCGGTGGTGCTGTCGATGCGGGCGATCCGCGCCGTCAATCCGGACGCGAAACTGGTGCAGACGGACGACCTGTCGCGCACCTACGGCACGCCGGAAATGGGCGAGATCGTCGAGTTCTTCAACGAGCGGCGCTGGCTGTCATGGGACCTGTTGTGCGGCAAGGTCGATCCGTCGCACGCGCTGTGGGGCTACCTGCAGGAGTCGGGCGCGACGGCCGAGGAACTGCTCTGGTTCCGCGACAATCCCTGCCCGCCGGACGTCATCGGCGTCAACTACTACATCACCAGCGAGCGCTGGCTCGATCACCGGGTCGAACGTTATCCGGCCAGCCACGTGCACACCTACCGCGGCATCCGTCATGCCGACATGGAGACGGCCCGCGTGCTGGCCAATCCGACCCCGGGCATCGGGCCACTGCTGATGGAGGTGTGGGAGCGCTACCGCTTGCCGGTCGCGATCACCGAGGCGCATATCGACGCCAACCGCGAAGACCAGTTGCGCTGGCTGCTGGAGGTATGGAAGGCGGCCCAGGGTGCCAAGGAAGCGGGCGCCGACCTGCGCGCCGTCACCGTCTGGGCGCTGCTTGGCTCGTACGACTGGAACTGCCTCGTCACGGCCTGCAAGGGCTATTACGAGCCGGGCCCGTTCGACGTGCGCGGCCCCGAGCCGCGCCCCACCGCCGTTGCCAGGATGATGCGGGCGCTGGCCACCGGCGCGCCGCTGCGCCACCCGGTGCTGCAGGGCGCCGGCTGGTGGCACCGGCCGGGCCGCTTCCTGTGCCCGCCCGTCGCCACCAGCAGCATCCCGGCCTCGCTGGCCGAACGCCAGCAGGCCAAGGACGACGTGCAGCGCCACGTGCAGCCCATCCTGATCGCCGGCGCCAGCGGCGCGCTGGGCACCGTATTCGCGCAGCTGTGCGCGGCCCGCAATATCCCGTTCCGCATCACCAGCCGGGCGGAGATGGACGTTACCGACCCGGCGGCCGTCGAACAGGCCATCCGCAAGTACCGGCCGTGGGCCATCGTCAACGCGGCCGGCTCGCCGCCGCGGCTGGGCGACGACGACGGCGCCGACAGCGAACTGGAACGGTGCTACCGCGAGAACTGCCTGGGTGCGACGGTATTGGCGCTGGCCGCGCTGAAGCACGACCTGCCTTACCTGATGTTCTCCAGCGCCGAAGTGTTCGACGCCCAGCTGGAGCGGGCCTACGTGGAAAGCGATCCGGTGTCGCCGCGCGGGGCCTTCGGGCGCCACAAGGCACAGGCGGAGCAGCGCGTGCTGCTGGCCCATCCCGGCGCGCTGGTCGTGCGCAGCAGCGGCTTCTTCAGCCCCTGGGATGAAGGGCACCTGCTGGCGCGCAGCCTGCGCGACCTGGCCGAGGGCCGCACGGTGGCGCTGGACGGCGAACGTCAGCTGTCGCTGACCTACCTGCCCGACCTCGTCAACGCCTGCCTGGACCTGGCCATCGACGGCGAGCGCGGCATCTGGCACCTGGCCAACCGGGGCAGCCTGGATGCCGGCTCAGTGGTGCGCCAGGTGGCGGGCCTGCTGGATGTCGACATGGCCGGACTGCGCGACGAAACGCCGGCCGGCAGCGTGGCCCCGGCTTTGCTCGGTACGGAACGGGGCGCCCTGCTGCCGACGCTGGACGACGCGCTGCAGCGCTACGCCCGTACGCTGGCCGTGCAACGCCAGGCGCTTCCCGCCGGTGT